Proteins encoded within one genomic window of Gadus chalcogrammus isolate NIFS_2021 chromosome 6, NIFS_Gcha_1.0, whole genome shotgun sequence:
- the LOC130384592 gene encoding uncharacterized protein LOC130384592 isoform X1 has product MERSITILLLWCHLQGVGGQSWTVSLPQTVKGLQGSCVRIPCSFTLTPRYETFLNHTCKAQWFKDFKEGPVFDSSLAGGQNLYQGELVGNLLTRNCTTIFHNLPAFKSKLFFRIDCWNGLRYSYATGVMVNVKDVWRPVFNPKGQVEVVEGRPVMLSCSAPILCPYQPTLSWTPSLGDTQETVEDELVTSVLTFNASALHHRQRITCSSLYKRHTGLIDASFKQYLTINVLYRPDNVSVEWPSSPVLEGSYVRLSCKGSANPPADLYAWYRSRLNPGTDQGPSEGPLGFSRSINVSVSADAQYFCEVGNPYGAKNTSLTQMVVHSPPRILPSSGCSRIAAWVRCSCDSVGRPSPSLEWRLDGKLVSGSKDVSVSQVNLDNTTSWSTLTIKALPGPTALTCHSSNAVGNTSQKLPVSHLDTQPNLTDLVLCTVKSAVMFVGLVCVVVCIIRRREKDEVKLLLFRNFISSPSPLSLLEENMTGSWRLFLLCSLLLGAGCNAAVFEALMPASVMTLSGSCVTVPCSFTVRDGFDDWLKPECGKYWYKIKYQPISSTTFRGDLTAYNCTTTFNNVHEDNVQYYFRIECHGKLKYQFYENPVTIRIKGLPDAPRLTPPKEPVVEGTPVELGCSAPSYCDTHPPTVTWTPALGLSTQLQQNDTVTSTLTFNASHLHHGNNVSCTAAYYTPSGNKTVTSTRYQLSISYAPRNTSAVGSPCLPAREEGCLNLTCTSHANPAVSEVIWYRIHGEHILKIGSGSPLSIQLWNANDVFFCVVRNDIGIETSNIYKIDFQTPPRILPSSACSRIAAWVRCSCYSVGRPSPSLEWWLDGKLVLGSEDVSVSQVSLENATLRSSLTMRAPAGPTALTCHSSNAAGNTSQKLPVPHLDTQPNLTDLVLCIVKSAVIFVGLVCVVVCIIRTRKVGEETRSFNAATVKRAPPDEEESQVVFGGEGDIYVNNGMQMNPVGPREEPVGPREEAVLRAGSPVSTHHDAASSHRIGPAGSHTGRPVSRELTEDTQ; this is encoded by the exons ATGGAGAGATCCATTACCATCCTCCTCCTATGGTGTCATCTCCAAG GCGTCGGAGGCCAGAGCTGGACCGTGTCTCTGCCCCAGACTGTGAAGGGTCTGCAGGGTTCCTGTGTGAGGATCCCCTGCAGTTTCACGCTAACGCCGAGATATGAGACTTTCCTGAACCATACATGTAAAGCCCAATGGTTTAAGGATTTTAAGGAAGGCCCAGTGTTTGACTCCAGCCTCGCCGGAGGTCAAAACCTCTACCAGGGAGAGCTGGTGGGGAATCTCCTCACCAGAAACTGCACAACCATCTTCCACAACCTCCCCGCCTTCAAATCCAAGCTTTTCTTCAGAATTGATTGTTGGAACGGTCTGAGATACAGCTATGCTACTGGCGTTATGGTCAATGTTAAAG ATGTGTGGAGACCGGTCTTCAATCCAAAAGGCCAAGTGGAGGTTGTTGAAGGCAGGCCAGTCATGCTCTCATGCTCCGCTCCGATCCTCTGTCCTTACCAACCCACGCTGTCATGGACACCAAGCCTTGGAGACACCCAGGAGACAGTGGAAGATGAGCTTGTGACTTCTGTGCTGACCTTCAATGCCTCCGCGCTTCACCATCGACAGAGAAtcacctgctcctccctctaCAAGCGCCACACAGGACTAATCGACGCCTCCTTCAAACAATATTTGACCATCAACGTTTTGT ACCGTCCGGACAACGTATCGGTGGAGTGGCCGTCCAGCCCGGTGCTGGAGGGGAGCTATGTGCGTCTGAGCTGCAAAGGCTCCGCCAACCCCCCAGCGGACCTCTACGCCTGGTACCGCTCCCGACTGAACCCAGGAACCGATCAGGGGCCCTCTGAGGGGCCCCTGGGTTTCAGTCGGTCCATCAACGTGTCGGTCTCTGCAGACGCTCAGTACTTCTGTGAAGTGGGGAACCCTTACGGAGCGAAGAACACCAGCCTGACCCAGATGGTCGTCCACT ctcctcccagGATCCTGCCCTCTTCAGGCTGCAGCAGAATTGCAGCCTGGGTGCGATGTTCCTGCGACAGCGTGGGAAGACCATCACCGTCTCTGGAGTGGCGGTTGGATGGCAAACTGGTGTCGGGTTCTAAAGACGTGTCTGTTAGCCAGGTCAACCTGGACAATACAACCTCGTGGAGCACCCTAACAATCAAGGCCTTACCTGGGCCGACAGCCTTGACCTGCCACAGCTCCAACGCTGTTGGGAACACCAGCCAGAAGCTGCCTGTGTCCCACCTGGACACACAGCCAAACCTGACAG ACTTGGTGCTGTGCACTGTCAAATCTGCTGTGATGTTCGTGGGCTTAGTGTGCGTGGTCGTCTGTATTATAAG GCGTAGAGAGAAAGATGAAGTAAAGCTTTTACTCTTCAGGAACTTCATATCAAGTCCTTCACCTCTATCAC TTCTGGAGGAGAACATGACTGGATCCTGGAGACTATTTCTGCTCTGTAGTCTCCTGCTAG gtgctgggTGCAACGCTGCAGTATTTGAGGCCCTAATGCCAGCAAGTGTGATGACACTCAGTGGATCCTGTGTTACCGTTCCTTGTTCCTTCACCGTGAGGGACGGGTTTGATGACTGGCTAAAGCCTGAATGTGGAAAATATTGGTATAAAATTAAATATCAACCTATAAGTTCTACAACATTCAGGGGGGACCTTACCGCATACAACTGTACCACAACATTCAATAACGTACATGAAGACAAtgttcaatattattttagaatTGAATGTCATGGAAAATTAAAATATCAGTTTTATGAAAACCCAGTGACCATCAGGATCAAGG GGCTCCCTGATGCACCTCGTTTGACCCCCCCCAAGGAGCCGGTGGTGGAGGGGACTCCTGTGGAGCTGGGGTGCTCTGCCCCGTCCTACTGtgacacccacccccccactgtGACGTGGACCCCCGCCCTGGGGCTCAGCACCCAGCTCCAGCAGAACGATACCGTGACCTCCACTCTGACCTTCaacgcctcccacctccaccatggAAACAATGTCTCCTGCACTGCGGCCTACTACACACCATCTGGGAACAAAACTGTGACGTCTACAAGATACCAACTCAGTATCTCAT ATGCCCCCAGGAACACCTCTGCTGTCGGCAGCCCGTGTCTTCCAGCCAGAGAGGAAGGCTGCCTCAACCTGACCTGCACCAGTCATGCTAACCCTGCTGTCAGCGAGGTCATCTGGTACCGAATACACGGAGAACACATCCTTAAGATCGGGAGTGGATCTCCTCTGTCCATCCAGCTGTGGAACGCCAATGATGTTTTCTTCTGTGTAGTCAGGAATGACATTGGCATTGAAACGTCTAATATCTACAAGATCGACTTTCAAA CTCCTCCCAGGATCCTGCCCTCTTCAGCCTGCAGCAGAATTGCAGCCTGGGTGCGATGTTCCTGCTACAGCGTGGGCAGACCATCACCGTCTCTGGAGTGGTGGTTGGATGGGAAACTGGTGTTGGGTTCTGAAGACGTGTCTGTTAGCCAGGTCAGCCTGGAGAACGCCACGTTGAGGAGCTCCCTCACAATGAGGGCCCCTGCTGGTCCGACAGCCTTGACCTGCCACAGCTCCAACGCTGCCGGGAACACCAGCCAGAAGCTCCCTGTCCCCCACCTGGATACACAGCCAAACCTGACAG ACTTGGTGCTGTGCATTGTCAAATCTGCTGTGATATTCGTGGGATtagtgtgcgtggttgtgtgtattaTAAG AACCCGGAAAGTGGGTGAGGAGACGCGGTCCTTTAACGCTGCCACTGTGAAGCGAGCCCCCCCAGACGAGGAGGAGTCTCAG GTCGTCTTCGGAGGTGAGGGGGACATATACGTTAACAACGGGATGCAGATGAACCCGGTTGGGCCGAGAGAGGAGCCTGTTGGACCGAGAGAGGAGGCTGTTCTGAGGGCCGGTTCCCCAGTCTCAACGCACCATGATGCAGCTTCCTCCCACCGGATAGGCCCTGCAGGCTCCCACACAGGACGACCGGTCTCTAGGGAGCTGACTGAAGATACTCAGTAG
- the LOC130384592 gene encoding uncharacterized protein LOC130384592 isoform X2 produces MERSITILLLWCHLQGVGGQSWTVSLPQTVKGLQGSCVRIPCSFTLTPRYETFLNHTCKAQWFKDFKEGPVFDSSLAGGQNLYQGELVGNLLTRNCTTIFHNLPAFKSKLFFRIDCWNGLRYSYATGVMVNVKDVWRPVFNPKGQVEVVEGRPVMLSCSAPILCPYQPTLSWTPSLGDTQETVEDELVTSVLTFNASALHHRQRITCSSLYKRHTGLIDASFKQYLTINVLYRPDNVSVEWPSSPVLEGSYVRLSCKGSANPPADLYAWYRSRLNPGTDQGPSEGPLGFSRSINVSVSADAQYFCEVGNPYGAKNTSLTQMVVHSPPRILPSSGCSRIAAWVRCSCDSVGRPSPSLEWRLDGKLVSGSKDVSVSQVNLDNTTSWSTLTIKALPGPTALTCHSSNAVGNTSQKLPVSHLDTQPNLTDLVLCTVKSAVMFVGLVCVVVCIIRNFISSPSPLSLLEENMTGSWRLFLLCSLLLGAGCNAAVFEALMPASVMTLSGSCVTVPCSFTVRDGFDDWLKPECGKYWYKIKYQPISSTTFRGDLTAYNCTTTFNNVHEDNVQYYFRIECHGKLKYQFYENPVTIRIKGLPDAPRLTPPKEPVVEGTPVELGCSAPSYCDTHPPTVTWTPALGLSTQLQQNDTVTSTLTFNASHLHHGNNVSCTAAYYTPSGNKTVTSTRYQLSISYAPRNTSAVGSPCLPAREEGCLNLTCTSHANPAVSEVIWYRIHGEHILKIGSGSPLSIQLWNANDVFFCVVRNDIGIETSNIYKIDFQTPPRILPSSACSRIAAWVRCSCYSVGRPSPSLEWWLDGKLVLGSEDVSVSQVSLENATLRSSLTMRAPAGPTALTCHSSNAAGNTSQKLPVPHLDTQPNLTDLVLCIVKSAVIFVGLVCVVVCIIRTRKVGEETRSFNAATVKRAPPDEEESQVVFGGEGDIYVNNGMQMNPVGPREEPVGPREEAVLRAGSPVSTHHDAASSHRIGPAGSHTGRPVSRELTEDTQ; encoded by the exons ATGGAGAGATCCATTACCATCCTCCTCCTATGGTGTCATCTCCAAG GCGTCGGAGGCCAGAGCTGGACCGTGTCTCTGCCCCAGACTGTGAAGGGTCTGCAGGGTTCCTGTGTGAGGATCCCCTGCAGTTTCACGCTAACGCCGAGATATGAGACTTTCCTGAACCATACATGTAAAGCCCAATGGTTTAAGGATTTTAAGGAAGGCCCAGTGTTTGACTCCAGCCTCGCCGGAGGTCAAAACCTCTACCAGGGAGAGCTGGTGGGGAATCTCCTCACCAGAAACTGCACAACCATCTTCCACAACCTCCCCGCCTTCAAATCCAAGCTTTTCTTCAGAATTGATTGTTGGAACGGTCTGAGATACAGCTATGCTACTGGCGTTATGGTCAATGTTAAAG ATGTGTGGAGACCGGTCTTCAATCCAAAAGGCCAAGTGGAGGTTGTTGAAGGCAGGCCAGTCATGCTCTCATGCTCCGCTCCGATCCTCTGTCCTTACCAACCCACGCTGTCATGGACACCAAGCCTTGGAGACACCCAGGAGACAGTGGAAGATGAGCTTGTGACTTCTGTGCTGACCTTCAATGCCTCCGCGCTTCACCATCGACAGAGAAtcacctgctcctccctctaCAAGCGCCACACAGGACTAATCGACGCCTCCTTCAAACAATATTTGACCATCAACGTTTTGT ACCGTCCGGACAACGTATCGGTGGAGTGGCCGTCCAGCCCGGTGCTGGAGGGGAGCTATGTGCGTCTGAGCTGCAAAGGCTCCGCCAACCCCCCAGCGGACCTCTACGCCTGGTACCGCTCCCGACTGAACCCAGGAACCGATCAGGGGCCCTCTGAGGGGCCCCTGGGTTTCAGTCGGTCCATCAACGTGTCGGTCTCTGCAGACGCTCAGTACTTCTGTGAAGTGGGGAACCCTTACGGAGCGAAGAACACCAGCCTGACCCAGATGGTCGTCCACT ctcctcccagGATCCTGCCCTCTTCAGGCTGCAGCAGAATTGCAGCCTGGGTGCGATGTTCCTGCGACAGCGTGGGAAGACCATCACCGTCTCTGGAGTGGCGGTTGGATGGCAAACTGGTGTCGGGTTCTAAAGACGTGTCTGTTAGCCAGGTCAACCTGGACAATACAACCTCGTGGAGCACCCTAACAATCAAGGCCTTACCTGGGCCGACAGCCTTGACCTGCCACAGCTCCAACGCTGTTGGGAACACCAGCCAGAAGCTGCCTGTGTCCCACCTGGACACACAGCCAAACCTGACAG ACTTGGTGCTGTGCACTGTCAAATCTGCTGTGATGTTCGTGGGCTTAGTGTGCGTGGTCGTCTGTATTATAAG GAACTTCATATCAAGTCCTTCACCTCTATCAC TTCTGGAGGAGAACATGACTGGATCCTGGAGACTATTTCTGCTCTGTAGTCTCCTGCTAG gtgctgggTGCAACGCTGCAGTATTTGAGGCCCTAATGCCAGCAAGTGTGATGACACTCAGTGGATCCTGTGTTACCGTTCCTTGTTCCTTCACCGTGAGGGACGGGTTTGATGACTGGCTAAAGCCTGAATGTGGAAAATATTGGTATAAAATTAAATATCAACCTATAAGTTCTACAACATTCAGGGGGGACCTTACCGCATACAACTGTACCACAACATTCAATAACGTACATGAAGACAAtgttcaatattattttagaatTGAATGTCATGGAAAATTAAAATATCAGTTTTATGAAAACCCAGTGACCATCAGGATCAAGG GGCTCCCTGATGCACCTCGTTTGACCCCCCCCAAGGAGCCGGTGGTGGAGGGGACTCCTGTGGAGCTGGGGTGCTCTGCCCCGTCCTACTGtgacacccacccccccactgtGACGTGGACCCCCGCCCTGGGGCTCAGCACCCAGCTCCAGCAGAACGATACCGTGACCTCCACTCTGACCTTCaacgcctcccacctccaccatggAAACAATGTCTCCTGCACTGCGGCCTACTACACACCATCTGGGAACAAAACTGTGACGTCTACAAGATACCAACTCAGTATCTCAT ATGCCCCCAGGAACACCTCTGCTGTCGGCAGCCCGTGTCTTCCAGCCAGAGAGGAAGGCTGCCTCAACCTGACCTGCACCAGTCATGCTAACCCTGCTGTCAGCGAGGTCATCTGGTACCGAATACACGGAGAACACATCCTTAAGATCGGGAGTGGATCTCCTCTGTCCATCCAGCTGTGGAACGCCAATGATGTTTTCTTCTGTGTAGTCAGGAATGACATTGGCATTGAAACGTCTAATATCTACAAGATCGACTTTCAAA CTCCTCCCAGGATCCTGCCCTCTTCAGCCTGCAGCAGAATTGCAGCCTGGGTGCGATGTTCCTGCTACAGCGTGGGCAGACCATCACCGTCTCTGGAGTGGTGGTTGGATGGGAAACTGGTGTTGGGTTCTGAAGACGTGTCTGTTAGCCAGGTCAGCCTGGAGAACGCCACGTTGAGGAGCTCCCTCACAATGAGGGCCCCTGCTGGTCCGACAGCCTTGACCTGCCACAGCTCCAACGCTGCCGGGAACACCAGCCAGAAGCTCCCTGTCCCCCACCTGGATACACAGCCAAACCTGACAG ACTTGGTGCTGTGCATTGTCAAATCTGCTGTGATATTCGTGGGATtagtgtgcgtggttgtgtgtattaTAAG AACCCGGAAAGTGGGTGAGGAGACGCGGTCCTTTAACGCTGCCACTGTGAAGCGAGCCCCCCCAGACGAGGAGGAGTCTCAG GTCGTCTTCGGAGGTGAGGGGGACATATACGTTAACAACGGGATGCAGATGAACCCGGTTGGGCCGAGAGAGGAGCCTGTTGGACCGAGAGAGGAGGCTGTTCTGAGGGCCGGTTCCCCAGTCTCAACGCACCATGATGCAGCTTCCTCCCACCGGATAGGCCCTGCAGGCTCCCACACAGGACGACCGGTCTCTAGGGAGCTGACTGAAGATACTCAGTAG
- the LOC130384592 gene encoding sialic acid-binding Ig-like lectin 5 isoform X3 — protein sequence MERSITILLLWCHLQGVGGQSWTVSLPQTVKGLQGSCVRIPCSFTLTPRYETFLNHTCKAQWFKDFKEGPVFDSSLAGGQNLYQGELVGNLLTRNCTTIFHNLPAFKSKLFFRIDCWNGLRYSYATGVMVNVKDVWRPVFNPKGQVEVVEGRPVMLSCSAPILCPYQPTLSWTPSLGDTQETVEDELVTSVLTFNASALHHRQRITCSSLYKRHTGLIDASFKQYLTINVLYRPDNVSVEWPSSPVLEGSYVRLSCKGSANPPADLYAWYRSRLNPGTDQGPSEGPLGFSRSINVSVSADAQYFCEVGNPYGAKNTSLTQMVVHSPPRILPSSGCSRIAAWVRCSCDSVGRPSPSLEWRLDGKLVSGSKDVSVSQVNLDNTTSWSTLTIKALPGPTALTCHSSNAVGNTSQKLPVSHLDTQPNLTDLVLCTVKSAVMFVGLVCVVVCIIRTRKVSEETRSFDAATVKRAPPDEEESQVVLRSEENVYVNSGMQMNPVGPREEAVLRAGSPVPTHRDAASSRLIGPAGSHPGRPVSRELTEDTQTRKVGEETRSFNAATVKRAPPDEEESQVVFGGEGDIYVNNGMQMNPVGPREEPVGPREEAVLRAGSPVSTHHDAASSHRIGPAGSHTGRPVSRELTEDTQ from the exons ATGGAGAGATCCATTACCATCCTCCTCCTATGGTGTCATCTCCAAG GCGTCGGAGGCCAGAGCTGGACCGTGTCTCTGCCCCAGACTGTGAAGGGTCTGCAGGGTTCCTGTGTGAGGATCCCCTGCAGTTTCACGCTAACGCCGAGATATGAGACTTTCCTGAACCATACATGTAAAGCCCAATGGTTTAAGGATTTTAAGGAAGGCCCAGTGTTTGACTCCAGCCTCGCCGGAGGTCAAAACCTCTACCAGGGAGAGCTGGTGGGGAATCTCCTCACCAGAAACTGCACAACCATCTTCCACAACCTCCCCGCCTTCAAATCCAAGCTTTTCTTCAGAATTGATTGTTGGAACGGTCTGAGATACAGCTATGCTACTGGCGTTATGGTCAATGTTAAAG ATGTGTGGAGACCGGTCTTCAATCCAAAAGGCCAAGTGGAGGTTGTTGAAGGCAGGCCAGTCATGCTCTCATGCTCCGCTCCGATCCTCTGTCCTTACCAACCCACGCTGTCATGGACACCAAGCCTTGGAGACACCCAGGAGACAGTGGAAGATGAGCTTGTGACTTCTGTGCTGACCTTCAATGCCTCCGCGCTTCACCATCGACAGAGAAtcacctgctcctccctctaCAAGCGCCACACAGGACTAATCGACGCCTCCTTCAAACAATATTTGACCATCAACGTTTTGT ACCGTCCGGACAACGTATCGGTGGAGTGGCCGTCCAGCCCGGTGCTGGAGGGGAGCTATGTGCGTCTGAGCTGCAAAGGCTCCGCCAACCCCCCAGCGGACCTCTACGCCTGGTACCGCTCCCGACTGAACCCAGGAACCGATCAGGGGCCCTCTGAGGGGCCCCTGGGTTTCAGTCGGTCCATCAACGTGTCGGTCTCTGCAGACGCTCAGTACTTCTGTGAAGTGGGGAACCCTTACGGAGCGAAGAACACCAGCCTGACCCAGATGGTCGTCCACT ctcctcccagGATCCTGCCCTCTTCAGGCTGCAGCAGAATTGCAGCCTGGGTGCGATGTTCCTGCGACAGCGTGGGAAGACCATCACCGTCTCTGGAGTGGCGGTTGGATGGCAAACTGGTGTCGGGTTCTAAAGACGTGTCTGTTAGCCAGGTCAACCTGGACAATACAACCTCGTGGAGCACCCTAACAATCAAGGCCTTACCTGGGCCGACAGCCTTGACCTGCCACAGCTCCAACGCTGTTGGGAACACCAGCCAGAAGCTGCCTGTGTCCCACCTGGACACACAGCCAAACCTGACAG ACTTGGTGCTGTGCACTGTCAAATCTGCTGTGATGTTCGTGGGCTTAGTGTGCGTGGTCGTCTGTATTATAAG AACTCGGAAAGTGAGTGAGGAGACGCGGTCCTTTGACGCTGCCACTGTGAAGCGAGCCCCCCCAGACGAGGAGGAGTCCCAG GTCGTCCTGAGAAGTGAGGAGAACGTCTACGTTAACAGCGGGATGCAGATGAACCCGGTTGGGCCGAGAGAGGAGGCTGTTCTGAGAGCCGGTTCCCCAGTCCCAACGCACCGTGATGCAGCCTCCTCCCGCCTGATAGGCCCTGCAGGCTCCCACCCAGGACGACCGGTCTCTAGGGAGCTCACTGAAGATACTCA AACCCGGAAAGTGGGTGAGGAGACGCGGTCCTTTAACGCTGCCACTGTGAAGCGAGCCCCCCCAGACGAGGAGGAGTCTCAG GTCGTCTTCGGAGGTGAGGGGGACATATACGTTAACAACGGGATGCAGATGAACCCGGTTGGGCCGAGAGAGGAGCCTGTTGGACCGAGAGAGGAGGCTGTTCTGAGGGCCGGTTCCCCAGTCTCAACGCACCATGATGCAGCTTCCTCCCACCGGATAGGCCCTGCAGGCTCCCACACAGGACGACCGGTCTCTAGGGAGCTGACTGAAGATACTCAGTAG
- the LOC130384593 gene encoding sialic acid-binding Ig-like lectin 5, whose protein sequence is MTGSWRLFLLCSLLLDAGCNAAEFEVLVPASVMTLSGSCVTVPCSFILRDGFDAWLKPECGKYWYKILYQPISSTTFRGDLTAYNCTTTFNNVHEDNVQYYFRIQCDGSGLKYHFYENPVTIGIKGLPDAPRLTPPKEPVVEGTPVELGCSAPSYCDTHPPTVTWTPALGLNTQLQQNDTVTSTLTFNASHLHHGNNVSCTAAYYIPSGNKTVTSTRYQLSISYAPRNTSAVGSPCLPAREGGCLNLTCTSHANPAVSEFTWYRIHGEHILKIGTGSSLSIQLWNANNVFFCEVRNDFGTEKSNVYKIDFQTPPRILPSSSCSRIAAWVRCSCYSVGRPSPSLEWWLDGKLVLGSEDVSVSQVNLENATLRSSLTMRAPAGLTALTCHSSNAAGNTSQELPVPHLDTQPNLTGLTSEQLPWIAATAVLAACLLFATVCAVRAWKMATRTRLGSDGLLNKAPPNQGNSKVFFKSGEDIYANIDTLMNTVGPRRDPVGAGEEAAGLGEGAVGLGEGAVGLGEGAVGLGEGADCDVLYTTVKWKKKS, encoded by the exons ATGACTGGATCCTGGAGACTATTTCTGCTCTGTAGTCTCCTGCTAG ATGCTGGGTGCAACGCTGCAGAATTTGAGGTCCTAGTGCCAGCAAGTGTGATGACACTCAGTGGATCCTGTGTTACCGTTCCTTGTTCCTTCATCTTGAGGGACGGGTTTGATGCCTGGCTAAAGCCTGAATGTGGAAAATATTGGTATAAAATTCTATATCAACCTATAAGTTCTACAACATTCAGGGGGGACCTTACCGCATACAACTGTACCACAACATTCAATAACGTACATGAAGACAAtgttcaatattattttagaatTCAATGTGATGgaagtggtttaaaatatcATTTTTATGAAAACCCAGTGACCATCGGGATCAAGG GGCTCCCTGATGCACCTCGTTTGACCCCCCCCAAGGAGCCGGTGGTGGAGGGGACTCCTGTGGAGCTGGGGTGCTCTGCCCCGTCCTACTGtgacacccacccccccactgtGACGTGGACCCCCGCCCTGGGGCTCAACACCCAGCTCCAGCAGAACGATACGGTGACCTCCACTCTGACCTTCaacgcctcccacctccaccatggAAACAATGTCTCCTGCACTGCAGCCTACTACATACCATCTGGGAACAAAACTGTGACGTCTACGAGATACCAACTCAGTATCTCAT ATGCCCCCAGGAACACCTCTGCTGTCGGCAGCCCGTGTCTTCCAGCCAGAGAGGGAGGCTGCCTCAACCTGACCTGCACCAGTCATGCTAACCCTGCTGTCAGCGAGTTCACCTGGTACCGAATACACGGAGAACACATCCTTAAGATCGGGACTGGATCTTCTCTGTCCATCCAGCTGTGGAACGCCAATAACGTTTTCTTCTGTGAGGTCCGGAATGACTTTGGCACAGAAAAGTCTAATGTCTACAAGATTGACTTTCAAA CTCCTCCCAGGATCCTGCCCTCTTCAAGCTGCAGCAGAATTGCAGCCTGGGTGCGATGTTCCTGCTACAGCGTGGGCAGACCATCACCGTCTCTGGAGTGGTGGTTGGATGGGAAACTGGTGTTGGGTTCTGAAGACGTGTCTGTTAGCCAGGTCAACCTGGAGAACGCCACGTTGAGGAGCTCCCTCACAATGAGGGCCCCTGCTGGTCTGACAGCCTTGACCTGCCACAGCTCCAACGCTGCCGGGAACACCAGCCAGGAGCTTCCTGTCCCCCACCTGGATACACAGCCAAACCTGACAGGTCTGACCTCAG AACAACTGCCCTGGATAGCTGCTACTGCAGTGCTAGCCGCGTGTCTGCTGTTTGCAACAGTGTGTGCCGTAAG AGCTTGGAAAATGGCCACCCGAACAAGACTTGGCAGTGATGGCCTACTCAACAAAGCTCCCCCCAACCAAGGGAACTCCAAG GTGTTCTTCAAAAGTGGGGAGGACATCTATGCTAACATTGATACACTGATGAACACGGTCGGACCGAGACGGGATCCTGttggagcaggagaagaggcTGCTGGACTGGGAGAAGGGGCTGTTGGACTGGGAGAAGGGGCTGTTGGACTGGGAGAAGGGGCTGTTGGACTGGGAGAAGGGGCCGACTGTGATGTCCTGTACACAACAGTGAAATGGAAGAAGAAGTCCTAG
- the LOC130384755 gene encoding transcription factor Adf-1-like, with the protein MEEKLIISVSAFPEIFNTTLASYKDRTVKTKAWLKVSEEVGLTEEECRRKWKVLRDAYLRERRRQEAGKRSGSAGPLKTWKYSAILSFLGPFVTPRETSSNMVLGVEVDGIAEYPVEDHGSEAAAGTASDQGDLSCEEPEAAAAASEPIPPPPPTAAVTTPPIAPARTQNRRRERETETEIERLLLEVLRRQTAPVPLILSEDVHFFKGILPSLQRLPPHAKEQVKFQIHINYCTMPTVVIIQYSLIRSINLDQSMNRFWGDNGCRE; encoded by the exons ATGGAGGAAAAGCTCATCATTTCAGTCTCCGCATTCCCGGAGATCTTCAACACCACCCTGGCCAGTTATAAGGACCGGACGGTCAAGACCAAGGCTTGGCTGAAGGTGAGCGAGGAGGTCGGGCTAACTG AGGAGGAATGCCGACGAAAGTGGAAGGTCCTGAGGGACGCCTACCTCAGGGAGAGACGCAGGCAGGAGGCAGGAAAGAGGAGTGGGTCAGCAGGCCCGTTGAAGACGTGGAAGTACTCTGCAATCCTCTCTTTCCTTGGCCCATTTGTTACTCCGAGGGAGACCAGTAGCAATATGGTGCTGGGGGTCGAGGTAGACGGGATTGCAGAGTACCCAGTCGAGGACCACGGttcagaggcagcagcagggaCAGCGAGTGACCAAGGAG ATCTAAGCTGTGAGGAGCCGgaggctgctgccgctgcctcTGAACccattccaccaccaccaccaactgctGCCGTCACGACTCCTCCTATTGCCCCAG CGAGGACACAAAaccgaaggagagagagggagacggagacggagatcGAGAGGTTACTCCTGGAGGTGCTGAGGAGGCAGACCGCACCTGtgcctctcatcctctctgagGATGTGCACTtttttaaagggatacttcctTCCCTGCAACGATTGCCACCCCATGCAAAGGAACAAGTCAAATTCCAAATTCATATAAATTATTGCACGATGCCAACTGTTGTCATAATCCAGTACAGTTTAATTCGATCAATCAATTTGGACCAGTCGATGAATAGGTTCTGGGGTGACAATGGTTGCAGGGAATGA